GGGAGTGGAGGTGAGGCCTCAGGGAAgaccctcagccccaggcctcctctccctgcagtgtTGATGAGACCCCGCCCCTGATTTGCAAATCTGGGAATGTGGGTTCTAATCCCTCTGAGTGCAGGGAGGCCCAGAGGCCTGTCTCCTCACCTATGAAGTGGGTACACAGCCCCAGTACCCGTTGCTGGGAAGGCCCATGAGCCATGCACTgagacagtggttggcaaactgcggctccttgagtatggctcttccacaaaataccacatgtgggtgtgcacgtacagtgcgattgaaactttgtggccacactcaaggggccaaagagccgcatgtggctcgcaagccgcagtttgccgaccactgcactaagaGCTTGGTTGGGTCCTTGTGCTGGCAGCTCTGGGGACACTGGAGACACCCTAACAACTCCAAGCTCTATAACTGGGCACCACCTGAGTGAGGGTTCACCCCATACCCCTGCTGCGACCTGGGGAGGCAAGCTCGTAAGTCCAGAGAGGGGAGGTCACGTGTCCAGGGCCCAGGACTGCTGAATGCGGAAGCTGGTGAAAATGGATCAGGCAGTGAGTGTTTGCTCATGAGGCAGGCCTGAGGCCCGAAAACAGTAAGCGGGCACAGGCAAGGCGCTGGGCCTCATGGGTAAGAACATAGGTGCAGCGAGGCCACAGCAAGCAGCTTCCCCATCTGTGACATGGGAGTTATGGAAGCCCCATCAGAGGACtgctgagaggaggaggagggtgagaaaggggcctggcccagagggccactatccccattttaccgaGTTTTTTAACCTGCAGGGTCTCCTTCCCAGACCTGGGAGAGCCACCCATACCTGCTCTCTGCCgtgacagaggaaggaaggcacaAGGGGGGGTTGTTGAGTTTAAGTTAAACACCCACATGAATTTATTAAATTCAGACTGTGTTAAAGGGTGGCGgtctgggaggagggggctggtcAGGGGACGAGGGACAAGATGATGAATGGCCGCGGGCATCCCACAGAGGggccctggcctctcccctgcCTGGCCCACCCCCTCAGCAGTGCCGCATCAGCTTCACCATGATTCCCAATGGTGCTGGGCTGGCGGGGCAAGATGGCTAAAACACaggaacagacagacagacggcgCCTCCACAAACCACGTGCCctggcctgccccagcccccaccatgcACTGGGCCCTGGCCCAAAAGGGGTCTCCTGCCGCCCCGGCCCAATCTGTCCAGGGAAAGGGCaatggggaggggaggcgaggggCCTGGGTCGGCAGGGGCGGTGTCACCAGGAGCCGGAGCAGACGACGATGACCAGGAACAGTTAATCCCTTTTCTTGTCCTCTGCCGGTTTTAGAGGGACTTCCTGGGGCTCGGTGGTGGAGCTGGCCCCCTGGGTGGGCTTGGCAGGCATGGGCGTAGAGGCCTCCTCCCCGGCGGCGGTGGTGATTGTGGCAGGGTCAGGAGTGGGTGGGGATGAGAGGGCCCCTGTGGCTGTTGGGGCCTCGGCCGTGGGGGCAGTTGCTGTCGGTGCCTCACCACTCATGCCAAACTCATTCACCCGTGTGGGGTCGACGCGGTAGATCCACCGTTGGTAGAGGTAGATGAAGAAGACCACATCtagaggtggggtgaggggggcagtgTGAGGGGAAGGGGCCCAACTGGCCTACTgtcgggggttggggggtcctGCAAAGATTGGGCCTCAGATTAAGCCCCCAGGCCGGGAACAGGGCACATCCCTTAGCCCAGGCCCCAAGTCCTGCTTGTGCCTCCCGagctgcagtgggagcctccAGCCAGCCCACCAGCCTGCCCACCCAACCAGGCTCACCGTCCCGCAGGCAGCCGATCCGGTACATAACAGGCATCTTGATCACAAAGGCGAACAGGTCATCGATGAAGGTGTTGAGGGCCTTGTAGGTGAGCATGCGCCAGGGCAGGTGGGCCACAGACTTGAGCTTGTAGTTGATGAAGAGCTGGGGTGTCATGGTGATAAAGCCTATGGTGGTGGTAAGGGGACACCCGTGAGCAGAGGACGGGGCATCCTAATCCTGGACCTCTCTGACCTCACTTCCGGCCTCCTTCCCGTCACTTACTCTACTCCGGCCACAATGGCCTGCTTGCTGCTTCCAGTCCCCCAGGCACAGGCTACTTTAGGGCCCTTGGACGGCTCCCTCCTTTGGCATCTTTCATCTCCTGAGAGAGGTCTCCCTGACCACCATCTAATGTGCACCCTCACCTTGACCGTCCCCAGTACCCATCACGTGCTGAGTCGCCTGTCCACTTGTTTACTGTGTGGGTTCCCCTGAGGATGAGGACCTAAATGCACCtgacctccaggaagcctccctgaCCCCAGACCCGGCCAGGCTTCCCTTCGAGGCTCCCCATATgccacccctgcccaccctggGTTGTCCCTGTCTGGGGATGAGtgtgcctcccacacaggcctgCTCACCGAAGGTCAGCAGGAAGCCGTAGAGCATGCTGAGCACCCAGGAGTACCAGCCCTTGTGCTCCAGGTACAGAAGGCTGTAGACCGCGTAGCAGCCCAGGAGTGGGAAGAGGATCCACGACAGGTACCGAAATGCCATCTGTGGGGCACAGGGTGGGGTTGGAACCCCACTTCTCgggccccacctggcacccctgCCTCACCCACCCACACCTGGTCTGGCCAGCCAGCCTAGGGGAATTTCCAGGTTGCTCTGGGAACTTTGGATTCAGACAGGAAGTATACATGGCAGGTGGACGCTAGAGGGTGTGACACAGGCCATGAAGTGTAGACCCGTCAGTTAGGGCGCAGATGCCTTCTCTCCCTCCGCCACCCCGACAACTGCCCATCCCCCGGGCCCCCAGGAGCGTGTGGTGCTTGGAAACCCTAGAGGATACTCACATCATCGTACACTTTCGTCGAGGACTCGATGTACGTGGACTTGTCTTTGAAGGTTGGGCGGGGGAAGAGTCCTGCCACCTTGTGCTCCCGGTCCAGCttcaggcagggagggaggccgtGGTCAGCTGCCGTTCCCCCTGCCAGCTCTagtccctgcccttccccactgTTCCCAGTTCCCCTGCCCCACATGTGACCTGAAAAATCCCCTGGTGCGAAAATCCCCTTGGTCCTGGGAGTGCAGCCGGCACTGGGAAACACCCGGGGCCAGCTCCAGGGTCTGGCTGACCGAACAGTCCCCCTCCCAACCCCTGGCAGCCCCCAAAACAGCATGGCCGCCCAGCCTTACCCGGACATCCATGACCTTGGTGATCTTCCAGAGGTCAATGAGGACCCCGATGAAGACGCTGACCTGGACCACGAAGTTGGTCTCATTGTCCAGGATATAGAGGAGGACCACGAAAGACTGGAAAACTCCAAAGAAGACGGAGCGCACGGACAGGCCCTCCAGGGACTGCCGGCTGTTCCAGAACTGGATATCTGTGCATGGGAGTTAGGGGGAAGCCAGGAAGTTGAGCTGAGTCCTTCCCGCAGCTCCCTCAGGCCCCACTCTCCTCAGACCCCAGGGGAGGTGCTGGGTCACCAAGGGGGAGGGGTGCACAGGACCCCCTCCCATAAAGAGCCTCTGCTTCTCAGGTGCCACCTGAGCACTGGACAGGCAGGACCTCTGCAGCCCTCACAGCTGACACCGGCCCCCAGAACGCAGTCCCTCGACTGGTGACAGTGACTGCTGCCAGGTCCCAAGAGCTCACCACCTCCAGGTGCTAAGGGCTGGTCAGAGAAGCCACTTCCCTGTGGCCTCACAGCCTGGCCTGGCAGCATCTGGCCGGAAGCTGGGTCTTTGTGACACCAGACCTGGGCTgtccaccctggtgccaggcgcCTCCCCTGGTTGGGAAGACCTGGGACACGCGCTTCAAAGCCATCTCCTCCAGCCCACTGCCCTGAAACGGCGAGGGAAGCGGCCCACAGCCCCCTGGGCCCCGTGCTCAGGTCTCCAATCAGCTCCTTCTGATGCTAATCCTGGACCCAGCCCGCAGGGCCCAggtcagcctctctgagcctggccTCCCCGCAGCTGAGCAGGGACAACAACACTGGTGGATCCCGCCTGTGTTGAGCGTTTAAGACCCGCAGCCACAGGAGGCCGCCACAATGCCCGCTTTACAGAGGAGCCAGCCGTGGTCACACAGGGCCGGCTTTGCCCTGAGCCCTGGCCATCCACCTGCTCTGGTTCTGATTCTGGAGCTCCAACACACTCGGCAGGCTCCTCCATCCCCCATCAGACCCTGAGATTTAAAAGGGAAATTCACAGAAATCCCCCAATCCCCACCAGGGAGAATGGGTCTGGAGACGGGGTTCTGGTGGGGGTGAAGGGATCCAagtcctgtcccagcccagggaggCAACAAACATGGCTGTAAAGCTGGGCTCACCCAGGGCCCACTCctgccgtgtgaccttgggcgagtGACCACCCACTCTGAGCCTTCGTTTCTCACCAGGAAGAGGGACCCCAGTGACCCAGCTCCCAGTGAGCAGGAATGTTGGTGAGCGGCACCTGCCCAGGCTCAGGAATATTCCACAGGCTACGGCCGAGCCCCCCTACCAGGGGTTGGCACTTACTGCTCAGTTCTGATGTTACAATCTTCAAAATGTaactcttgccctagccggtttggctcagtggatagagcatcagcctgcggactcaaggatcccaggttcgattccggtcaagggcatgtaccttggttgcgggcacatccccagtagggagtgtgcaggaggcagctgatcgatgtttctctctcatcgatgtttctaactctctatccctctcccttcctctctgtaaaaaatcaataaaatatatatatattttttaaaaagtaactcttAATCTTGGAATATTGTcttaataatagtaatatttatTACTATTGCCCCTTCCATAGCGGGCCTCCTTCAGATTGTGGGTCTCTAGGAAAGGAAGAAGTGGCCGCAGGGCCTAGGGGATGAAAGTGGGTGCTGGAGCCGGCTACCTGggtccaaatcctggctctgccaattGGGAGCTGTGTGACTGCAGGCAAATTAcctaacctccctgagcctctgctTCATCGTAAGCACAGAGGTAACAACAGGCTTCCTCAtggggctgtggctgtgaggaCTCAATGAGCTAACTAATGAGGgcactcagaacagtgcctgcccCATGGCCAGCCCCCTCAGACCCTGGCCATTGCCACTGTTGGCCTTTGGGACGTAGGGACCTTCTGGGGACTGAGCTGTCACCTTCCCATTCGGGTGGGCCCCACCCATTCCACCCTGAGGGGCCTTTCCCAGCAGGCAACCTGCTGGGCAGGCTGATGGGAGCAGCTCTGGGGCTTCCCTGCGCTGGGCCTTGGagttccccagcccagcccctcctgcagcACCACACCCAGTAGATGGAAGTTTCTGGACTGGGAGTTTTGGGGCCATCATCCTGGCCAGTTCACTAGGCCTTTGGAAAgtggggctgagagacccccaGGTAGGGAGAAGACCTATGGgcgaggagggagagagagaggggccagCCTCCTCTGGTACCCTCCCATCCCCAGCCCCCCATGGCCTCTCACAGGCCCCAGGGTCCCACCCCTACCGTTCTTGAAGGCCAGGAACTCAAAGACACTGTGGACGATGGACACGATGATGGTGAGAGCCAGCAGGTAGGGGTTGGTCTCTAGGAGGGCAACctagaggtggggggtggggggagatgccTGTGAGCGCTGCCATGCCCTTGCTGGGGGGCCGACCTCTCTCCTCCTGGACTCCCAGAAGAACCTGCTCACAGACCTGACCCCCAGGACTACCCAAAGAGGGAGTGCGCATGACAGGCagagatggacagatggacatgGAGAGGCAGGCAagtgatggagagagaaagaaacagaagagaggagagaggcagagtGACAGAGATAGATGAAGAGACAGTCGGAGTGAGGAACGGAAACCCAACAGGAAAGACAACCCCAGGCAAGCACAGCCGAGTCTCAATGGCACAGACATAAGCAGAGAAAGATGGGGACACCAGGAGTATTCAAGGACACAGTGACAGAGAGCAGAGACATCAAGTCAGAGCCCAAAGTTTGGGGGAAACGGGCTATGGAACAAGATCAGGAAGGGGCGGTCCGGAAGGGACTCAGAAGGCCTGGCCAAAGAGACAGAAAAGCTGAGACAGGAGGACCACAGATGCCTCAGGGATGGGATCCCAGAGCCAGCgagggctgcaggagggagggcaCCTGGGAGGTTGTGAAACTGGTCAGGGAGCACTGGCCGGAGGTCCCCAGGCCGCCAGCCTGGcccacttccccttcccctcctgcagcccaggagggtgctgggaagcccccgcccccacctcaccTTCACCGAGTCCTGCTCCTCGTCTGACTGCTCGTACAGCTCATCCCCCAGGAAGTTCCAGGGCGACTTGGTGCTCTGGGCGGCGTAGAGCTGCCAGCGccagagagagagggggcagAAGGAGACGCGGAgcggcaggctggccaggctctcgTTGATGGGGTAGTAGTCCTTCTGCAGGTTCCAGTAATCGTTGAAGTAGATGATGGGGTAGTAGTCACCGCTCACGGCGTCGAATTTCACGTCTGCAGGCAAGTGGGGCAGGGGCACTGCTCAGCCTGGGCTGGAGCCACGGGCACCCGTAAGGGTGGGGAGACCCCTTAGGCCTCCAGAACAAAGGTGGGCTATTCAGATGGGCCCCCTGACAGACACTGGAGGACAGGggcagggaagaaaggggagtcttcaggcaggggtggggcagggggagggcttgGGTAGATGGAGACAAGGAGAGCCAGAGGGGCCGGGGGTCTCACACTGGTCCAGGGGCGGAGGCACGCTGCCCTTCACCCACGGTGTGTGGTCGTCCACAATGTTGATGGTGATGTTGGGGTGCCAGTGGGAGATCACTTCTACAGGCCCATAGTCCTCGGCCCTCTGAGGGGAGACAGGGGGGTCATGGGGCTCAGAGGCACCTGCACCTGAAGGCTCCCGTGACAATCGTGACAGCAGAAGAGCAGCCACTACAGTGACCATTGGCCTGCCACAGGCCAGCCTTCCAGACCCCACACCCTGGACCCCCAGCCACCTGACAGGGGGGAAACCCAGCCTGCAGACCTGGATGGGACCATATGCCAGGCTGCAGACAGCCCCGCGTGCAGCTCCACACTCACGGAGCGCCTGCCGGGACCACCGCACAGAGAGGAGGATTCCTGGCACCAGCACAGGTTAACACCCTGGCGCCCCCAGCCCACCTGGAAGAATGGGGGTGCTACGTGCTACTCTGTCCGGCTGGGCTCGGGGTCTGACTGCTTGGGTGTGAATCCCGCCCTGCATTTCCTGGCTCTGACACTGTGGGCAAGTCTTCCCACTGAAAAGGGGAATGGTAATGGGACCCCCCTCACCCCGAATCCTCCCCCTTCCTGAGAGGCAGCTCAGCTTCCTAGCCCCTTTTCCAGagggaaactgagggtcagagaggcaaGGAGACTTGACCAAGCCCCCACAGCAGCTTGGTGGTGGTGCCAGCTGAGAGCCCGCATGGCTGCTGGGCCGGGAACAGCCTGCCCCCAGGACCCAAGAACTCTGCTCATGTACCTTGATCATTTCTGGATCGGCTTCTGTCTCTCCTGTCAACAGGTTCTTGGTTTTCTGAAACCGCCGGCGCTTGTACTTGTTGATCActgtggaggggggcggggagaaggggtGGATATGAGACCTGCTGGCACTGGGGGATCCAGACCCCCCTGCCTACCAAGAGCTGCTCACTGGTCTCCCGGCTCCCGCTACCCCACATGCCAAGCGGCGATAACGCTGACCGGCAGGCCGGAGCTGCCTGCCCTCTCAAACCTCAGTCCCACTTTCCCCATTTTTACAGTGACACCAACAGCCACCAAATGACTCGCGGCAGAATCACGGAGTCTTTCTGCTCCGGAGCCTGCTGCGTGGGTCCCATCCGGCCCGTCCTCCAATCCAACCACAACGTCCACCTCCAGGCCCCATGGTGAGCCAGCCCTGGCGTCCCCTCCTGGATGACTATAGCCACCTCCTCACTGGCCTCCTGGGGCCGTCCTTGCCTCCTATGACCTTCTCTCTGCCGGGCAGCCAGCACTCCTTTTAAACCAAGTATCTGACCCTACTTTAAACCAAGTATCTCTGCTACTTCCGAACCCCAGGCAGCTCCTGCGGCCCCAGCAGCGCACCTTCATGCCCCATGCTCGCAAGCCCCACCGACCTCTcagcccttacccctcccacccTCGACCTCCTCACTCCCCTCTCCTCACATGCGCCAACCTGACCCGTACGCACTATGGCTGGGAACTTCCTGGTGGCTCTTCTCACCCTCAAGTCCCTGGTTAAATGTCCCTCTTCCTAGGGCTTCCCCGCGCACCCCActcaaggaggcctccagtcggGCTCCTTGCATCGTGTATTCCCTTCACAACATTCCCTGCCTCCAGTTCAACTGCCCATCGGTTTGTTTGCTGTCTCTCCCCACAACCTGTGAGCCCCAGGAGGGGGTGGGCCCACTTGGACACTGACATATCCCCACACGGTTCTGGGCCCAGTGACGACCCTGGAATACACCAAAGTAAACAGGCGAGCTGCGGGCAGTTCAGAAGGCCCGGAACCACCGGTGTGAGAAATCCTTTGGGGCTGTGAACCCCAGCCAAGAGCAGCCTTCACTTCCACTTACAGaggccaggctggccacaggCTCTCTGCCTC
This is a stretch of genomic DNA from Myotis daubentonii chromosome 15, mMyoDau2.1, whole genome shotgun sequence. It encodes these proteins:
- the CLPTM1 gene encoding putative lipid scramblase CLPTM1, with amino-acid sequence MAAAQETDGAGSAVVAAGGGGSGQVTSNGSIGRDLPAETQPQNPPQPAPNAWQVIKGVLFRIFIIWAISSWFRRGQAPQDQVGPGGAPRVASRNLFPKDTLMNLHVYISEHEHFTDFNATSALFWEQHDLVYGDWTSGENSDGCYEHFAELDIPQSVQQNGSIYIHVYFTKSGFHPDPRQKALYRRLATVHMSRMINKYKRRRFQKTKNLLTGETEADPEMIKRAEDYGPVEVISHWHPNITINIVDDHTPWVKGSVPPPLDQYVKFDAVSGDYYPIIYFNDYWNLQKDYYPINESLASLPLRVSFCPLSLWRWQLYAAQSTKSPWNFLGDELYEQSDEEQDSVKVALLETNPYLLALTIIVSIVHSVFEFLAFKNDIQFWNSRQSLEGLSVRSVFFGVFQSFVVLLYILDNETNFVVQVSVFIGVLIDLWKITKVMDVRLDREHKVAGLFPRPTFKDKSTYIESSTKVYDDMAFRYLSWILFPLLGCYAVYSLLYLEHKGWYSWVLSMLYGFLLTFGFITMTPQLFINYKLKSVAHLPWRMLTYKALNTFIDDLFAFVIKMPVMYRIGCLRDDVVFFIYLYQRWIYRVDPTRVNEFGMSGEAPTATAPTAEAPTATGALSSPPTPDPATITTAAGEEASTPMPAKPTQGASSTTEPQEVPLKPAEDKKRD